One window of the Micromonas commoda chromosome 9, complete sequence genome contains the following:
- a CDS encoding predicted protein, whose product MPGNLTVTSIALGSSHTCAVLADASLWCWGWNIYGQLGDETYDDSHTPTAVKTLGPGTTSSVACGSDFTCAILKGVGSVKCWGTTRTSTGTSTVPTSTVPIALDIGSGRTALNITTGHSHACVLLDDRSVKCWGDNTEGQVGNGGPNVISTPTAIDVGGAGVVSNITAGGFSTCAIRVGGTVMCWGDNDSGQLGIDAIDQQEHTDKADRIVPTESAASDLVTQISMGSAGTACAVLKNGKADCWGAYISEGPYGTNWNQQGSGVRRRLLQNFALVEIQYSEHGKAVSVSVGSGHACVVLEDESIWCWGRDDAGQVGDGPGSQTGNGYHPRMVTCGTNKYAGSTSCTSCPSGKVNPAGDAVYGSYAGTCKLPPSPAPVPQSERECGSVAPTSYSLLTDSCAACFAGFYTSNSSVYYDCGTSWIYYFSPKYVTFDGSQPTWNGGAYLHHNYGRSDSAGSWLYQSSWMYAASATFKGFDCTTGDLSGGLTPSSFAAIGAAAIGFHSCGEEGSCRDEGESREDPRRYAHRRHERKAEEEGQAPRRRGNQREEGEEDVRQADSR is encoded by the exons ATGCCCGGGAACCTCACCGTGACGAGCATCGCTTTGGGAAGTTCTCACACCTGTGCGGTTTTGGCCGATGCCTCACTCTGGTGTTGGGGATGGAACATATATGGTCAGTTGGGAGATGAAACATATGATGATTCACATACCCCGACCGCGGTCAAGACCCTAGGTCCAGGCACCACATCGAGCGTCGCCTGCGGTTCCGACTTCACGTGCGCGATCCTCAAGGGAGTTGGGTCAGTCAAATGCTGGGGAACCACGCGCACCTCAACTGGTACCTCAACTGTCCCAACCTCAACTGTCCCAATCGCCTTGGATATTGGAAGTGGGCGAACGGCCTTAAACATCACCACTGGACACAGTCATGCGTGCGTTCTCCTTGACGACCGCTCGGTCAAGTGTTGGGGGGATAACACCGAAGGTCAAGTTGGGAACGGTGGCCCAAACGTCATTTCCACGCCGACAGCGATAGACGTCGGCGGTGCTGGAGTAGTGAGCAACATCACCGCGGGAGGGTTCTCAACGTGTGCGattcgcgtcggcggaacTGTCATGTGCTGGGGTGATAACGACTCCGGACagctcggcatcgacgcAATCGATCAGCAAGAACACACCGACAAAGCAGACAGGATAGTCCCGACTGAGTCAGCCGCGTCCGATCTTGTGACGCAGATTTCAATGGGTTCTGCTGGGACGGCGTGTGCCGTGCTCAAAAACGGCAAGGCAGACTGCTGGGGCGCATACATATCAGAAGGTCCCTACGGAACTAATTGGAATCAGCAGGGAAGTGGCGTTCGTCGGCGACTCTTACAGAACTTCGCTTTAGTTGAAATACAATACTCGGAGCATGGGAAAGCGGTCAGTGTCAGCGTAGGCTCTGGTCACGCATGCGTGGTACTGGAAGACGAGTCGATATGGTGCTGGGGCAGGGATGATGCTGGCCAGGTTGGAGACGGCCCTGGGAGCCAAACGGGGAATGGATATCATCCGAGAATGGTGACTTGCGGTACAAATAAGTACGCCGGGAGCACGTCCTGCACATCTTGCCCGAGCGGGAAGGTCAATCCAGCGGGTGACGCTGTTTATGGCTCATATGCAGGCACGTGCAAGCTTCCTCCTTCTCCCGCTCCTGTGCCTCAGAGTGAGAGGGAGTGCGGGTCCGTTGCGCCGACGTCGTACAGCTTGCTTACCGATTCATGCGCCGCTTGCTTCGCCGGATTCTACACGAGCAACTCGAGCGTGTACTACGATTGCGGCACATCTTGGATATACTACTTTTCGCCGAAATATGTCACGTTCGACGGATCGCAACCTACGTGGAACGGAGGAGCTTACCTCCACCATAATTACGGGCGATCGGATTCGGCGGGGTCTTGGCTATATCAATCTAGTTGGATGTACGCTGCGAGCGCGACGTTCAAAGGGTTTGACTGCACCACAGGCGACCTATCAGGGGGATTGACGCCATCAAGTTTCGCCG ccatcggcgccgccgccatcggctTCCACTCctgcggcgaagaaggaagCTGCAGAGACGAGGGAGAAAGCCGAGAAGACCCGCGACGCTATGCTCACCGGCGTCACGAACGCAAAGCtgaagaagaaggccaagcTCCTCGCAGACGCGGCAATCAGCGGGAAGAAGGTGAAGAAGATGTCCGCCAAGCTGACAGCCGCTGA
- a CDS encoding predicted protein translates to MAKSKAGDDGSAMKKRKAPSNPDVGGAKSKKVAGASAKKRGGATAEQRWRPMPVRLDFGSAFCRHVFLRAPSKGADGAEEGTALFVAAVPPGWSKSTLREFMSRFGDVADASLVTLDSAPDVAGGLVRFADARGTKKALAAAVRGGAPLDPPDSTARAVGLESWVADFRDAAPPPEVLQSRIDEWFVEFEAEAARKEAAARATGGDDGWTVVEAKRGRRKTTDGEGTSVGGIRAATADARRTDGPKIRENFYRFQQREKRRNELFELKRAFAADKDRVAKLKASRKFKPM, encoded by the coding sequence ATGGCCAAGTCGaaagccggcgacgacgggtcggCGATGAAGAAAAGGAAGGCGCCGAGCAAccccgacgtcggcggcgccaagtCCAAGAaggtcgcgggcgcgtcggcgaaaaagcgcggcggggcgacggcggagcaGCGATGGCGACCGATGCCCGTGCGGCTCGACTTTGGGTCGGCGTTCTGCAGGCACGTgttcctccgcgcgccgtccaagggtgcggacggcgcggaggagggtaCCGCGCTCTTCGTCGCGGCCGTGCCCCCGGGGTGGAGCAAGTCGACGCTGCGCGAGTTCATGTCGCggttcggcgacgtcgcggacgcgtccctcgTGACGCTCGACTCCGCGCCCGACGTGGCGGGAGGCTTGGTGCGcttcgcggacgcgagggggaCGAAGAAagcgctggcggcggcggtgcgcggaggcgcgccgctcgacccGCCGGAcagcacggcgcgcgcggtcgggcTCGAGTCCTGGGTGGCGGACTTCAGggacgccgccccgcccccggagGTGCTCCAATCGCGGATAGACGAGTGGTTCGTCGAGTttgaggcggaggcggcgcgaaaagaggcggcggcgagggcgacgggaggGGACGACGGCTGGACCGTCGTGGAGGCGAAGCGCGGCAGGCGCAAGACgacggacggcgagggaacCAGCGTCGGGGgcatccgcgcggcgacggcggacgcgcggcgcaccgACGGGCCGAAGATTCGGGAAAACTTTTACCGATTTCAGCAGCGGGAGAAGCGGCGGAACGAGCTCTTCGAGCTGAAgcgggcgttcgcggcggacaAGGACAGGGTCGCCAAGCTCAAGGCCAGTCGCAAGTTCAAGCCCATGTGA
- a CDS encoding predicted protein, translating to MLATATLGLGSIPSTAARVHSRAAPHLRARASVSLGAPRVLLANRRKPRDSRDSRHRRRSSSLRLVAEFDCDDKMSVPPGAFGGTTPEKKAAMMMESMFTYIACWIVIDQTENAAPKINTKDGTDGADQEAHDVDSDSATREVRRVVNVHEFLLNFLEENPVKDADAFMRLLSKASPEIAMRVMEVRAAYAEDDFEWQNSRRLALENMRKVNGDVMREHATAALAASMVTSEDPGAL from the coding sequence ATGCTCGCGACCGCAACCTTGGGCCTCGGGTCCATCCCttcgaccgccgcccgcgtccattCGAGGGCCGCTCCGCAcctccgagctcgcgcttcCGTCTCCCTCGGCGCTCCCCGCGTCCTGCTCGCGAACCGCCGAAAACCCCGCGACTCCCGCGACTCCCGCCATCGCCGAAGGTCGTCCTCGCtgcggctcgtcgccgagttcGACTGCGACGACAAGATGAGCgtgccgcccggcgcgttcggcggcaCCACGCCGGAaaagaaggcggcgatgatgatGGAGTCAATGTTCACGTACATCGCGTGCTGGATCGTCATCGACCAGACCGAAAACGCCGCGCCAAAGATAAACACGAAGGATGGGACGGACGGTGCGGACCAGGAAGCGCACGACGTCGACTCGGACTCCGCCACGCGCGAGGTCAGACGCGTCGTCAACGTGCACGAGTTCCTCCTCAACTTCCTCGAGGAAAACCCCGTGAaagacgcggacgcgttcatGCGCCTGCTGTCCAAGGCGTCGCCCGAGATCGCCATGCGCGTCATGGAGGTGAGAGCCGCctacgccgaggacgacttcGAGTGGCAGAACAGCAGGCGCTTGGCGCTGGAGAACATGAGGAAAGTGAACGGGGACGTGATGCGCGagcacgccaccgccgcgctcgccgcctccatggTAACCTCCGAAGACCCGGGCGCCTTGtga
- a CDS encoding predicted protein: protein MSNQARIDDMTMQIKNAHLRVGSGFIQYPPQRPFAQPVQVQPPTLSQNEYPEEWKNVNAKPAAPPQRPPQQQAPPQQQQQQQQYGGYGYPSQNQPPAQNGYGQYGQQPAANGYAQNGYGQYGQQPAANGYAQNGYGNYGQQPPQQPQQMYGGYQQNGYQQNGYQQQPPQQAPPQQQYQQQRPTTAAAPSGGGIGGAPAMAMPGRRGNIPAPKVATPNANGAPARGAKPAHGGRQQQQQRAPPPQAAQKPKKFMPGMIVGSLVQQPPARPAPATMAPPQSVIRAAETGEKISKSQAKRNRKKAREAGMH, encoded by the exons ATGAGCAACCAGGCTCGCATCGACGACATGACCATGCAAATCAAG AACGCGCACCTTCGCGTTGGATCGGGTTTCATCCAGTATCCTCCGCAGAGGCCGTTCGCGCAGCCCGTGCAGGTTCAGCCGCCCACCCTCTCG CAAAACGAGTATCCGGAGGAGTGGAAGAACGTCAACGcgaaacccgcggcgcccccgcagCGCCCGCCCCAGCAGCAGGCGCccccgcagcagcagcagcagcagcagcagtaCGGCGGCTACGGCTACCCCAGCCAGAACCAGCCGCCCGCGCAGAATGGCTACGGGCAGTACGGGCagcagccggcggcgaatGGGTACGCGCAGAACGGCTACGGGCAGTACGGGCagcagccggcggcgaacgggtACGCGCAGAACGGCTACGGCAACTACGGCCAGCAGCCTCCACAGCAGCCGCAGCAGATGTACGGAGGCTACCAGCAGAATGGGTACCAGCAGAACGGGTACCAGCAGCAGCCTCCGCAGCAGGCGCCGCCCCAGCAGCAGTATCAGCAGCAGAggccgacgaccgcggccgcccccagcggcggcggcatcggcggtgcgcccgcgatggcgatgccGGGGCGGAGGGGAAACATCCCGGCGCCCAAGGTCGCGACGCCAAACGCAaacggcgcgcccgcgaggggcgcgaagCCGGCGCACGGCGGGCgacagcagcagcagcagcgggcgccgccgccgcaggctGCCCAGAAGCCCAAGAAGTTCATGCCCGGCATGATCGTCGGCAGCCTGGTGCAGCAACCacccgcgaggcccgcgccggcgacgatggcgccgccgcaatCGGTcattcgcgccgcggagacgggcgAGAAGATCTCAAAGTCGCAGGCGAAGCGCAACAGGAAAAAGGCCAGGGAGGCTGGCATGCACTGA
- the HYP356 gene encoding predicted protein (Hypothetical protein) — MPPKKKKKDDGPVEEVCPEGMDPDYFALTQNMGGLVDIAKNGNKGSGPVLMDRTQALTQLWTHAVARNGARKDEVVTAGALDAAATVCSPKFAADPPAQGAAAGLLAVLAKDPELCPRMIELKVDKFALDLCHCDSTAANDAAVSLLARLAENPNTRPAVVKTTMQRIAGWECVVRILRTPGCTIEAKTDAMRFFNLACEHGRDEPPPEGGYPEGVDPPQSTAPEVRRHVAYWCPTAVAHLLDRACDDTVSGGTGPDDPPVQAPEFVTLRSLAATTIASLSREEAIKDWITRDKHRVRVFVDALKSTVATLKVRAQLATALYNACDVTASVLEKLRLSDDGAGNDGGGEEGEGGGGGGGGGGAGASSSDSAAASMFPGGFGSAMVQSPPHDEELRRLGLLVDAGAMTPLVRMCAGAKGYSPPKDPVPPSPAKGESSHAEEEKEEVARDEASANEGGETAEGDADDDAKAEGEGGDVDADVDADMDGDGADGDEKADADADADGDGGGGGEEEGGGKKKKKGQKKGGKKKAASKPPAGMGAGQLAAAGLLRAFTREPEWAALVARSDGARMLVQLSKVKEDQTRWHAQAALYAIAADIDRNGRYLDHAKCPEYITRVSAIRRRQPMRPSAKFMPAPVESAWLKTGAA; from the exons AtgccgccgaagaagaagaagaaggacgacggtCCGGTCGAGGAGGTGTGCCCGGAGGGCATGGATCCCGACTACTTCGCGCTGACCCAG AACATGGGCGGCCTCGTGGACATCGCCAAGAACGGCAACAAGGGAAGCGGGCCCGTTTTAATGGACAGGACACAAGCCCTGACACAACTTTGgacgcacgccgtcgcgcggaaCGGTGCGCGCAAGGACGAGGTCGTGACCGCGGGTGCTTTggatgccgccgcgacggtgtgCTCTCCAAAGTTCGCGGCCGATCCCCCGGCGCagggtgccgccgcgggcctgCTCGCGGTGTTGGCCAAGGACCCCGAGCTCTGCCCGAGGATGATAGAGCTCAAGGTTGATAAGTTCGCGCTGGACCTGTGCCACTGCgactccaccgccgcgaacgacgccgccgtgtcgttgctcgcgaggctcgcggagaATCCAAACACCAGACCGGCGGTGGTCAAGACGACCATGCAGAGGATCGCCGGGTGGGAGTGCGTGGTCCGCATCCTGCGCACCCCCGGATGCACCATCGAGGCGAAAACCGACGCGATGCGCTTCTTCAACCTCGCGTGCGAGCACGGCAGGgacgaaccgccgccggagggCGGATACCCCGAGGGCGTTGATCCTCCCCAGTCAACCGCGCCCGAAGTCCGAAGGCACGTTGCGTATTGGTGCCCCACGGCGGTCGCGCATctcctcgaccgcgcgtgcgacgacACCGTGAGTGGGGGAACCGGGCCGGACGACCCGCCGGTCCAGGCGCCCGAGTTTGTGACCCTGcgttcgctcgcggcgacgaccatcgcgtcgctctcgagggaggaggcgatcaAGGATTGGATCACGCGGGATAAGCACAGGGTGCGGGTGTTCGTGGATGCGCTCAAATCCACCGTGGCGACGTTGAAGGTGCGGGCGCAGCTGGCCACCGCGCTGTACAACGCGTGtgacgtcaccgcgtccgtgctcgagaagctccggctgtccgacgacggggcggggaacgacgggggaggagaagaaggagaaggaggaggagggggaggaggagggggaggagccggggcgtcctcgagcgactcggcggcggcctcgatgTTCCCCGGGGGGTTCGGCTCGGCGATGGTTCAATCGCCGCCtcacgacgaggagctcaggCGGCTGGGTCTGttggtggacgcgggggcgatgACGCCGCTGGTGCGTATGTGCGCTGGCGCCAAGGGGTAttcgccgccgaaggaccCGGTTCCGCCTTCGCCAGCCAAGGGCGAATCGtcgcacgcggaggaggaaaaggaggaggtggcgcgggACGAGGCTTCCGCGAACGAGGGCGGGGAAACGGCGGAAGGGGACGCGGATGACGATGCAAAGGCGGAGGGAGAGGGCGGTGACGTGGATGCTGACGTGGATGCTGAcatggacggcgacggtgccgacggcgacgaaaaGGCGGACGCAGACGCAGACGcagacggtgacggcggcggcggcggcgaagaagaaggcggaggcaagaagaagaagaaggggcagaagaagggcggcaagaagaaggccgCGAGCAAACCGCCGGCGGGCATGGGCGCGGGacagctcgccgccgcgggcttacTCCGAGCGTTCACTCGAGAACCGGAGTGGGCGGCTCTGGTGGCCAGGTCGGACGGTGCCCGAATGCTCGTGCAGCTGTCGAAGGTCAAGGAAGACCAGACGCGGTGGCACGCGCAGGCTGCGCTGTACGCAatcgcggcggacatcgATCGTAACGGTCGGTACCTCGATCACGCGAAGTGTCCCGAGTACATCACGCGCGTGTCGGCGATTAGGCGACGGCAGCCGATGAGGCCCAGCGCAAAGTTCATGCCTGCTCCGGTTGAATCCGCCTGGTTGAAGACTGGCGCCGCGTGA
- the RPB3 gene encoding dna-directed RNA polymerase II polypeptide a (DNA-directed RNA polymerase II polypeptide A): MSKADGDPRQRRPNIVVQEMTEDTIKFVLTGTDTSIANALRRVIIAEVPTIAIDLVEVIENSSCLCDEFIAHRLGLIPLVSHKAADMEFPYDYAGDDETVTDVPIELRVKCVSDQTEDVTSNDLLINGDYTQYDTVKPVHYRPSGRAFGDATASGAPADGSQADGDKHPILILKLRKNQEINMRCVARKGVGRDHAKWQPVATAVYRFEPEITINEDLMATLTEEEKIKFVESSPTPVFRYNDQTRKVEVNMPESYTYDGECLKWAEDMGKPGLVDIRAKEDTFLFTVESTGALPPETIVLNALKVLDTKLEMTKSELDIVKSEMDTAGVE, translated from the coding sequence ATGTCGAAGGCGGACGGGGATCCCCGGCAGAGGCGGCCCAACATCGTGGTGCAGGAGATGACCGAAGACACGATCAAGTTCGTTCTCACCGGCACGGACACCTCGATCGCCaacgcgctccgccgcgtgaTCATCGCGGAGGTGCCAACCATCGccatcgacctcgtcgaggtgATCGAGAACTCGTCGTGCCTCTGCGACGAATTCATCGCGCACCGCCTCGGACTCATCCCGCTCGTCTCGCACAAGGCTGCCGACATGGAGTTCCCTTACGActacgcgggcgacgacgagaccgtgACGGACGTCCCCATCGAGCTCAGGGTCAAGTGCGTGAGCGACCAGACCGAGGACGTCACCTCCAACGATCTCTTGATCAACGGCGACTACACGCAGTACGACACCGTCAAGCCCGTGCACTACCGCCCGAGCgggcgcgcgttcggcgacgccacggcgtcgggcgcccccgcggacggGTCCCAGGCGGACGGCGACAAGCACCCCATCCTCATCCTCAAGCTGCGCAAGAATCAGGAGATCAACATGCGATGCGTGGCGCGCAAAGGGGTCGGGCGGGACCACGCCAAGTGGCAacccgtcgccaccgcggtgtaCCGATTCGAGCCGGAGATCACCATCAACGAGGACCTCATGGCGACGCtcacggaggaggagaagataAAGTTCGTGGAGTCCTCCCCGACGCCGGTGTTCAGGTACAACGATCAGACTCGGAAGGTCGAGGTCAACATGCCCGAGTCGTACACGTACGACGGCGAGTGCCTCAAGTGGGCCGAGGACATGGGCAAGCCCGGGCTGGTGGACATTCGCGCAAAGGAGGACACGTTCCTGTTCACGGTGGAGAGCACGGGGGCGCTGCCGCCGGAGACGATCGTGCTGAACGCGCTGAAGGTGTTGGACACGAAGCTCGAGATGACAAAGAGCGAGCTGGATATCGTAAAGAGCGAGATGGACAcggcgggcgtcgagtgA
- a CDS encoding predicted protein translates to MAMGTGKLRAATNRVRTSAANNTSEIWTELIGVQQNKDAGSNTAIEASIKAPGRIGGAGVGTGFHRRRKGTAGDEAVIHPTEALVALARLNAAKARSDGNPEGSRGFCAKCGGSGHLSTQCTNQYSLLKDDDDEGGVEGGLSSSSSSSDSGRKKRKKSKKSKKSRSKGKKKRKKSDYSSSSEDRRRKRRRSKKKKSKKRSRSSSSSDSSSDSSSDSD, encoded by the exons ATGGCCATGGGAACGGGGAAACTCCGCGCTGCGACGAATCGAGTCAG gacgtcggcggcgaataACACGAGCGAGATCTGGACTGAACTCATCGGCGTCCAGCAGAACAAGGATGCCGGGTCCAACACCGCCATCGAGGCCTCCATCAAGGCCCCAGGGCgaatcggcggcgcgggcgtcggcaccggcttccaccgccgacgcaagggcaccgcgggggacgaggcggTCATCCACCccaccgaggcgctcgtcgcgttggcgaggctcaacgcggcgaaggcgagaTCGGATGGGAATCCCGAGGGGTCGCGAGGGTTCTGCGCCAAGTGCGGCGGTAGCGGGCACCTCTCCACGCAGTGCACGAACCAGTACTCGCTGctgaaggacgacgacgacgagggcggtgTCGAAGGCGGATTGAGCTCATCGTCCTCTTCGTCGGATTCGGGGCGAAAGAAGAGGAAAAAGAGCAAGAAGAGCAAGAAGAGCCGATCTAAGGGCAAGAAGAAGCGGAAGAAGAGCGACTactcatcgtcgtcggaggacaGACGGCGgaaacggcggcggagcaaGAAGAAAAAGTCGAAGAAGCGCTCGAGGTCGTCCTCCAGTAGCGACTCATCATCggactcctcctcggactccGATTAG
- the PWP2 gene encoding U3 snoRNA-associated protein 1 Pwp2 (U3 snoRNA-associated protein 1 Pwp2, putative), whose amino-acid sequence MAHYRFNNLLGAPYRGGNLCMSGNHLLTSVGNRVMEVDLQMSSSQTLPCENLTEIRCIAVSPTGSHMISFDTDGRALLVNLRKRVVLHHMNFKGKVSHCEFSPCGRSFAVCVGKLVQIWATPTMLKEFAPFRLLRTYGGMYDEATCLAWSPDSRWIIVGSKDLTARIYSANHMEGYVPPTLAGHREQLCYVSFAGAGGDAAYTVSKDGALFEWRLVDEEVDDDVSRRGDKGQRGGRDSLRGGDGVTVRRWRMEGKHFFHMPAKLTCAAYHPGTGMLCAGFGHGVFTLHRLSPGSFEVVHTLSISQQKVSACQWNETGDWIALGCARLGQVVVWEWQSEAYVYKQQGHYFDVNMCAYAPDGSMIATAADDNKVKVWSTATGSCFITFTEHKAPVAAVTFAPSGHAVVSASLDGTVRAFDLMRYRNFRTLTSPEPAQFISLAVDPSGEVVCAGSQDTFQIHIWSMKTGRMLDILSGHQGPVTSLSFSPESALLASGSWDKSVRLWDVYEGRGQTDILPHAHDVLAVAFRPDGKQVAVSTLDGQVFLWNPNDAQLQGTIEGRRDMAGGKVIGDLRSATAKAGKSFKTLAYSADGALLLAGGNGKYVCMYDVDGRALLKKFPLSKSKALDGTIERLDSNRVTDAGPMDLLPASDSEEDDEGYRRGDRGRGAVGSGGPGGNLPGTGSLGGAGSSRSQGLDKKKRPVIRCKHVTFAPTGQGWAASTTEGVMVFTRDNGASFDPTDLGEDVTPNAARRALRHGDARLALLMALRLRGADDDETLVAETLEAVAPDAVASALRDFPTSLLAPLLEAIAERVTKGPHAHLMLRWTRELCVAHGRAIHSAAHGGGGGAGALVGAAAGCDQRLLPALRRLAKAFATLHDDLEQTAEASVFLLDYVCAAPSAVAKA is encoded by the exons ATGGCGCACTATCGCTTCAATAACCTGTTGGGCGCCCCCTACCGCGGGGGCAACCTGTGCATGAGCGGCAACCACCTGCTAACCTCCGTGGGCAACCGAGTGATGGAGGTGGACCTGCAGATGAGCTCGAGCCAGACGCTGCCGTGCGAGAACCTGACGGAAATTCGATGCATCGCGGTGTCGCCCACTGGCTCACACATGATATCGTTCGATACCGACGGTCGCGCGCTGCTGGTCAACCTCAG GAAACGCGTGGTGTTGCACCACATGAACTTCAAGGGCAAGGTTTCCCACTGCGAGTTCTCCCCGTGCGGCCGGTCCTTCGCCGTGTGCGTCGGTAAGCTCGTGCAGATCTGGgccacgccgacgatgcTCAAAGAGTTTGCGCCGTTTCGACTTCTTAGAACGTACGGCGGGATGTACGACGAGGCCACGTGCCTCGCCTGGTCCCCGGACTCCCGCTGGATCATCGTGGGCTCTAAAGACCTCACCGCGAGGATATACAGCGCCAACCACATGGAGGGGTACGTGCCGCCGACGCTGGCGGGGCACAGGGAGCAGCTGTGCTACGTGTCGTttgcgggcgccggcggggacgcggcgtacACGGTGAGCAAAGACGGGGCGCTGTTCGAGTGGCGGCTGGTGGACGAGGaagtcgacgacgacgtctccAGGCGCGGGGATAAGGGCcagcggggcgggcgcgattccctgcggggcggcgacggcgtgaccGTTCGCAGGTGGCGGATGGAGGGAAAACACTTTTTTCACATGCCCGCGAAGCTCACGTGCGCGGCGTACCATCCGGGGACGGGGATGCTCTGCGCGGGATTCGGGCACGGGGTGTTCACCCTCCACAGGCTCAGCCCCGGTTCTTTCGAGGTTGTCCACACGCTGTCCATCTCTCAACAGAAAGTCAGCGCGTGCCAGTGGAACGAAACCGGCGACTGGATCGCGCTCGGCTGCGCCAGGCTCGGGCAGGTTGTCGTGTGGGAGTGGCAGTCGGAAGCTTACGTGTACAAGCAGCAGGGGCACTACTTCGACGTGAACATGTGCGCGTACGCGCCGGACGGGAGCATGATAGCGACGGCGGCTGACGATAACAAGGTGAAGGTGTGGAGCACGGCCACCGGGAGCTGTTTCATCACGTTCACCGAGCACaaggcgccggtggcggcggtgacgtttGCCCCATCCGGCCACGCGGTTGTATCCGCGTCGCTGGACGGTACCGTTCGGGCGTTCGACCTCATGCGGTACCGTAACTTCAGGACGCTGACGAGTCCCGAGCCGGCGCAGTTCATATCGCTGGCGGTAGATCCCTCGGGCGAGGTTGTTTGCGCGG GCTCGCAGGACACGTTCCAGATTCACATCTGGTCCATGAAAACCGGTCGCATGCTCGACATCCTCTCTGGCCACCAGGGACCCGTCACGTCCCTCTCTTTCTCTCCCGAgtccgcgctcctcgctTCGGGGTCGTGGGATAAGTCTGTTCGTCTCTGGGACGTGTACGAGGGCAGGGGCCAGACGGATATCCTACCacacgcgcacgacgtcctcgccgtggcGTTCCGACCCGACGGGAAACAGGTCGCGGTCAGCACTCTGGACGGCCAGGTGTTCCTCTGGAACCCCAACGACGCGCAGTTGCAGGGGACGATCGAGGGAAGGCGGGACATGGCGGGCGGTAAGGTGATTGGCGATTTGCGAAGCGCCACGGCCAAAGCCGGCAAATCGTTCAAGACGCTGGCGTACtcggccgacggcgcgctgctgCTCGCGGGCGGAAACGGCAAGTACGTGTGCATgtacgacgtcgacggccgcgcgctgctgAAGAAGTTCCCGCTGAGCAAGAGCAAGGCGCTGGACGGGACGATCGAGCGCCTGGATTCTAATCGGGTCACCGACGCGGGGCCCATGGATCTGTTACCCGCGTCCGactcggaggaggacgacgaggggtacagacgcggcgaccgagggcggggcgccgtcggcaGCGGCGGGCCGGGCGGAAACCTCCCGGGCACCGGCTcgctgggcggcgcgggatctTCTCGATCTCAAGGATTGGACAAGAAGAAGCGTCCGGTGATTCGGTGCAAACACGTCACGTTCGCGCCAACCGGCCAGGGTtgggcggcgtccaccacggAGGGCGTCATGGTGTTCACGCGCGACAACGGCGCCTCGTTCGATCCCAcggacctcggcgaggacgtcacGCCAAacgccgcgagacgcgcgctgcggcacggcgacgcgaggctcgccCTGCTCATGGCGCTGCGGCtgcggggcgccgacgacgacgagactcTCGTCGCGGAGACCTTGGAGGCGGTTGCGCCGGAtgcggtggcgtccgcgcttcGCGACTTCCCCAcctcgctcctcgcgccgctcctcgaggcgatcgcggagaGGGTGACAAAGGGCCCGCACGCGCACCTCATGCTCAGGTGGACCCGCGAGCTCTGCGTCGCGCACGGGCGGGCCATCcactcggcggcgcacgggggcgggggcggcgcgggcgcgctggtgggcgccgcggcggggtgcgaCCAGCGGTTGCTGCCCGCGCTGAGGAGGCTGGCGAAGGCGTTCGCGACATTGCACGACGATTTAGAGcagacggcggaggcgagcgtGTTCTTGCTGGACTACGTCTGCGCCGCCCCGTCGGCTGTCGCCAAGGCGTGA